The following proteins are encoded in a genomic region of Catellatospora sp. TT07R-123:
- a CDS encoding N-acetyltransferase, which yields MKLYERQVGRAEALVAIAALAAWTPTGRTGGPLHPGDVGWHLRFEDALVRDALRVWSDASGPVAVTLTDGPVLHAGMAPRVTADRALADLLAARFAQVLGDGQAWCALPEGSPVGAALVRDGWSPDPDEPWVLLVCDDLPPSAPAGVRAVAVDEAVAAERVAVQRAAFEGSTFTVQRWQAMRSSVAASLCLEALVLTPGGQPAAAATGWLSAPGRCGLLEPVGTHPEHRGHGYGRAVVRAVCARLRAEGASAVAVRTPSTNTAAVALYRSAGFREVARQRPLRRLST from the coding sequence ATGAAGCTGTACGAGCGGCAGGTCGGTCGCGCCGAGGCCCTGGTGGCGATCGCGGCCCTGGCCGCCTGGACGCCCACCGGGCGGACGGGCGGCCCGCTGCATCCCGGCGACGTCGGCTGGCACCTGCGCTTCGAGGACGCCCTGGTCCGCGACGCGCTACGGGTCTGGTCCGACGCCTCGGGGCCGGTCGCGGTGACGCTGACCGACGGCCCGGTGCTGCACGCCGGGATGGCGCCGCGCGTGACCGCCGACCGGGCCCTGGCCGACCTGCTGGCCGCCCGGTTCGCGCAGGTGCTCGGGGACGGGCAGGCCTGGTGCGCGCTGCCCGAGGGTTCGCCGGTGGGCGCCGCGCTCGTGCGCGACGGCTGGTCGCCGGACCCCGACGAGCCGTGGGTGCTGCTGGTCTGCGACGACCTGCCGCCGTCGGCCCCGGCCGGGGTGCGCGCGGTCGCGGTGGACGAGGCGGTGGCCGCCGAGCGGGTGGCGGTGCAGCGGGCCGCGTTCGAGGGCTCGACGTTCACGGTCCAGCGGTGGCAGGCGATGCGCAGCTCTGTGGCGGCGTCGCTGTGCCTGGAGGCGCTGGTGCTGACGCCCGGCGGGCAGCCCGCCGCGGCGGCCACGGGCTGGCTGTCGGCCCCGGGCCGGTGCGGGCTGCTGGAGCCGGTCGGCACCCACCCTGAGCACCGCGGGCACGGTTACGGCCGCGCGGTGGTGCGGGCGGTCTGCGCGCGGCTGCGCGCGGAGGGGGCGAGCGCGGTCGCGGTGCGCACGCCGTCGACGAACACGGCGGCGGTGGCGCTGTACCGCTCGGCGGGCTTCCGTGAGGTGGCCCGGCAGCGGCCACTGCGCCGGTTGTCAACCTAG
- a CDS encoding FAD-dependent monooxygenase: MPAYEHTDVVIVGGGPTGLLLAAELRRGGVGAVVLERRAAPDDLPRANGLVGQVVRVLDQRGLHAALAGHSRGPSGLLRRVGTGNLGRPRPIRAFGYAGFRLPLHLLPGNPLHVLPVPQRHLEQVFQGEALRLGAELRREHELVSFVADADGVDVEVRGPGGTYRLRAAYLVGCDGAHSAVRKAAGIAFPGLTSRDSVSRDGHAVLAPGTLTRSGALRRPGGEPLRPFELHRLPGGVFTFASFRPGVHLVHVTEWDQPDPGEDVPMSLAELRAAVLRVLGHDLPLRAPDGPGPHVLRRLTARNSRVAQPFRSGRVFVAGDAAHVVAGFGGPGLNLALQDAVNLGWKLAAAVRGDAPAGLLDTYDAERAPQALRMLEHVRAQAALIAPGDEVTARRAEFAARLTEPAVLARLAATMAGSDVPYQDDPADPRIGRLVPDLRVRVGGRRTRMGELLRTGRALLLDATGRADGQAPARLAAPWSARVDAVTATAATPEALLVRPDGYVAWTSASATPLSAVLAHWFGPPAPTSP, from the coding sequence ATGCCCGCGTACGAACACACCGACGTCGTCATCGTCGGCGGCGGCCCGACCGGGCTGCTGCTCGCCGCCGAGCTGCGCCGGGGCGGCGTCGGCGCGGTCGTACTGGAACGCCGCGCCGCCCCGGACGACCTGCCCCGCGCCAACGGCCTGGTCGGCCAGGTGGTGCGGGTCCTCGACCAGCGCGGCCTGCACGCCGCGCTCGCCGGGCACTCCCGCGGCCCGTCCGGGCTGCTGCGCCGGGTCGGCACCGGCAACCTGGGCCGTCCCCGCCCGATCCGCGCCTTCGGCTACGCGGGCTTCCGGCTGCCGCTGCACCTGCTGCCCGGCAACCCGCTGCATGTGCTGCCGGTGCCGCAGCGCCACCTGGAACAGGTCTTCCAGGGCGAGGCGCTGCGGCTGGGCGCCGAACTGCGGCGCGAGCACGAGCTGGTCTCGTTCGTGGCCGACGCCGACGGGGTCGACGTGGAGGTGCGCGGCCCCGGCGGCACGTACCGGCTGCGGGCGGCGTACCTGGTGGGCTGCGACGGGGCGCACAGCGCCGTACGCAAGGCCGCCGGGATCGCGTTCCCGGGGCTGACCAGCCGGGACTCGGTCAGCCGCGACGGCCACGCGGTGCTGGCGCCGGGCACTCTCACCCGCTCCGGGGCGCTGCGCCGGCCCGGCGGCGAGCCGCTGCGCCCGTTCGAGCTGCACCGGCTGCCGGGCGGGGTGTTCACGTTCGCCTCGTTCCGGCCCGGGGTGCACCTGGTCCACGTGACCGAGTGGGACCAGCCCGACCCCGGCGAGGACGTCCCGATGAGCCTGGCCGAGCTGCGCGCGGCGGTGCTCCGGGTGCTCGGGCACGACCTGCCGCTGCGGGCGCCCGACGGACCCGGGCCGCACGTGCTGCGGCGGCTGACCGCGCGCAACTCGCGGGTGGCGCAGCCGTTCCGCAGCGGGCGCGTGTTCGTGGCGGGCGACGCCGCCCACGTCGTGGCCGGGTTCGGCGGGCCGGGGCTCAACCTGGCCCTGCAGGACGCCGTCAACCTGGGCTGGAAGCTCGCCGCGGCGGTGCGCGGCGACGCCCCCGCCGGGCTGCTCGACACCTACGACGCCGAGCGCGCGCCGCAGGCGCTGCGGATGCTGGAGCACGTACGGGCACAGGCGGCCCTGATCGCGCCCGGCGACGAGGTGACGGCGCGGCGGGCGGAGTTCGCGGCGCGGCTGACCGAACCGGCGGTGCTGGCGCGGCTGGCGGCGACGATGGCGGGCAGCGACGTGCCGTACCAGGATGATCCCGCCGATCCCCGGATCGGCCGGCTCGTGCCCGACCTGCGGGTGCGCGTCGGCGGCCGCCGCACCCGGATGGGCGAGCTGCTGCGCACCGGCCGGGCGCTGCTGCTGGACGCCACCGGCCGCGCCGACGGCCAGGCCCCCGCCCGCCTGGCGGCGCCCTGGTCAGCGCGGGTCGACGCGGTCACCGCCACCGCGGCCACCCCGGAGGCCCTCCTCGTCCGCCCCGACGGATACGTCGCCTGGACCAGCGCCTCGGCGACTCCCCTGTCGGCGGTCCTGGCCCACTGGTTCGGCCCGCCCGCCCCCACTTCGCCGTAG
- a CDS encoding ABC transporter ATP-binding protein encodes MNGTAAVSIRLDGVRKQYGDGTVAVRELSLELPAGQLSVLVGPSGCGKSTLLRMINRLIEPSGGRMWLGDDEITAVDPIELRRRIGYVIQNVGLFPHHTVRDNVATVPRLLGWPKARTAARVDELLDLVGLPAPQYAARYPHELSGGQRQRVGVARALAADPVVLLMDEPFSAVDPIVRGRLQDEFLRLQQTVRKTIVFVTHDVDEAVRLGDRIAVLSEGGHLEQFADPATLLSRPANDFVAAFVGGDRGIKLLAVTPVPRTGLAPLPADAPAGAPAVDASASLRDALAAILEADTGWVAVRDGAAVLGILTPDAIYTHLRSLA; translated from the coding sequence ATGAACGGTACCGCCGCGGTCTCGATCCGGCTGGACGGAGTCCGCAAGCAGTACGGCGACGGCACCGTGGCCGTGCGCGAGCTCAGCCTGGAACTGCCCGCCGGACAGCTCAGCGTGCTCGTCGGCCCGTCCGGCTGCGGCAAGTCCACCCTGCTCCGCATGATCAACCGGTTGATCGAGCCGTCCGGCGGCCGGATGTGGCTCGGCGACGACGAGATCACCGCGGTCGACCCGATCGAGCTGCGCCGCCGCATCGGCTACGTGATCCAGAACGTGGGCCTGTTCCCGCACCACACCGTGCGCGACAACGTCGCCACCGTGCCGCGCCTGCTCGGCTGGCCCAAGGCCCGCACCGCCGCGCGCGTCGACGAGCTGCTGGACCTCGTCGGCCTGCCCGCCCCGCAGTACGCCGCCCGCTACCCGCACGAGCTGTCCGGCGGCCAGCGCCAGCGCGTCGGGGTGGCCCGTGCCCTGGCCGCCGACCCGGTGGTGCTGCTCATGGACGAGCCGTTCTCGGCCGTCGATCCGATCGTGCGGGGCCGGTTGCAGGACGAGTTCCTGCGGTTGCAGCAGACCGTACGCAAGACGATCGTGTTCGTGACCCACGACGTGGACGAGGCGGTGCGCCTGGGTGACCGGATCGCGGTGCTGTCCGAGGGCGGGCACCTGGAGCAGTTCGCCGATCCGGCCACGCTGCTGTCACGCCCGGCCAACGACTTCGTCGCCGCGTTCGTCGGCGGCGACCGGGGGATCAAGCTGCTCGCGGTGACACCGGTGCCGCGTACCGGGCTGGCGCCGCTGCCCGCCGACGCGCCCGCCGGGGCTCCCGCGGTCGACGCCTCGGCCAGCCTGCGCGACGCGCTCGCCGCGATCCTGGAGGCCGACACCGGGTGGGTCGCCGTCCGCGACGGCGCGGCCGTGCTCGGCATCCTCACCCCGGACGCGATCTACACCCACCTGCGCTCACTGGCCTGA
- a CDS encoding ABC transporter permease, with protein sequence MPSKVSAIVSAWAAYDPDVDNPWFSWDYLRQNTGTLLAALREHLLLTLAAVAVAAVLAIPLAVLAHRIGSLTGPILGVTGVLYTIPSLALFAMLAPFTGLRPVTVLIGLVLYALLTIVRNTLTGLRQVPAEVVDSARGMGYGPAALLWRIELPLALPGVMTGLRIATVSTVALVTVGELVGFGGLGNLIIGGFNSNFYRAQIMAATLACIGLALALDLALVLLSRAVMPWHRRRTA encoded by the coding sequence ATGCCCTCCAAGGTCAGCGCGATCGTGTCCGCCTGGGCCGCCTACGATCCGGACGTCGACAATCCCTGGTTCTCCTGGGACTACCTGCGCCAGAACACCGGCACGCTGCTGGCCGCGCTGCGCGAACACCTCCTGCTGACCTTAGCCGCCGTCGCCGTCGCCGCGGTGCTCGCGATCCCGCTGGCGGTGCTGGCCCACCGCATCGGCTCGCTGACCGGCCCGATCCTGGGCGTGACCGGGGTGCTGTACACGATCCCGTCGCTGGCGCTGTTCGCGATGCTGGCGCCGTTCACGGGCCTGCGGCCGGTCACGGTCCTGATCGGACTGGTGCTGTACGCGCTGCTGACCATCGTGCGCAACACGCTGACCGGCCTGCGCCAGGTGCCCGCCGAGGTCGTCGACAGCGCCCGCGGCATGGGCTACGGTCCCGCCGCGCTGCTGTGGCGCATCGAGCTGCCGCTGGCGCTGCCCGGCGTCATGACCGGCCTGCGCATCGCGACCGTGTCCACGGTGGCGCTGGTCACCGTCGGCGAGCTGGTCGGCTTCGGCGGCCTGGGCAACCTCATCATCGGCGGCTTCAACAGCAACTTCTACCGCGCCCAGATCATGGCGGCCACGCTGGCCTGCATCGGCCTGGCGCTGGCCCTCGACCTGGCCCTGGTGCTGCTGAGCCGCGCCGTCATGCCCTGGCACCGCCGGAGGACAGCGTGA
- a CDS encoding ABC transporter permease — MSIIHDSILWLNDPLNWTNPDGILARTGEHLWISAAAVGLGCAVAWPVGVWLGHVGRGGTAVVTMTNLSRAVPTVALLTILPLTVLGFGPPAIILALALFAIPPLLANAYLGVREVDPQVRDAGRGMGLSGWQLLRSVELPLAVPYLANGLRIAAVQVLATATLAAFVNGGGLGMIISRGFGLGLNAGGGQVLAGGLLVALLCLLADGALALVERAALPKALRRTSRRLPHSAADAVAP; from the coding sequence GTGAGCATCATCCATGACTCGATCTTGTGGCTCAACGATCCGCTGAACTGGACCAATCCGGACGGAATCCTGGCCCGCACCGGCGAGCACCTGTGGATCTCGGCGGCGGCGGTCGGGCTCGGCTGCGCCGTCGCCTGGCCGGTGGGGGTATGGCTCGGCCACGTCGGCCGCGGCGGCACCGCCGTGGTGACCATGACCAACCTCAGCCGGGCCGTGCCCACGGTGGCGCTGCTGACCATCCTGCCGCTGACCGTGCTCGGGTTCGGCCCGCCCGCGATCATCCTGGCGCTGGCGCTGTTCGCGATCCCGCCCCTGCTGGCCAACGCCTACCTGGGCGTACGCGAGGTCGATCCGCAGGTGCGCGACGCCGGGCGGGGCATGGGGCTGTCGGGGTGGCAGCTGCTGCGCTCGGTAGAACTGCCGCTGGCGGTGCCGTACCTGGCCAACGGGTTGCGCATCGCGGCGGTGCAGGTGCTGGCGACGGCGACGCTGGCCGCGTTCGTGAACGGCGGCGGGCTTGGCATGATCATCAGTCGCGGGTTCGGGCTCGGGCTGAACGCGGGCGGCGGCCAGGTGCTGGCCGGCGGCCTGCTGGTGGCGCTGCTGTGCCTGCTCGCCGACGGCGCGCTGGCCCTGGTCGAACGCGCCGCGCTGCCCAAGGCCCTGCGCCGCACGAGCCGCCGCCTCCCCCACTCAGCCGCCGACGCCGTCGCGCCCTGA
- a CDS encoding glycine betaine ABC transporter substrate-binding protein, with product MYSHTRKLSALALAGVAAAAFTLAACGDAGSSGTTAPQSASGAGCAPVAGTALVMLADDKHLQNADNVIAVANAKAATPALIAAVDKVGAALDTPKLVALNRAVDVDRKTAQVAAADFATTAGLASGLSGGSGKVVVGAANFPESQILAELYKIALNAAGFTATVQVAGNRELYEAALERGELTVFPEYAATLTEFLNQKQNGKEAQPKASGDVTATVTALKGLAEKAGLAVGTPSAATDQNAFAVTKAFADANGVKTLSEFATKCSGKASVLAGPAECPARPFCQQGLKTVYGIDFGSFFQADAGGPQTKTALTTGKASLGTVFSSDSAFAAS from the coding sequence ATGTACTCACATACTCGAAAGCTGTCCGCCCTGGCGCTGGCGGGCGTCGCGGCGGCGGCGTTCACGCTCGCGGCCTGCGGCGACGCGGGCTCCTCGGGCACGACCGCGCCGCAGAGCGCCTCGGGCGCCGGCTGCGCGCCGGTCGCCGGGACGGCCCTGGTGATGCTGGCGGACGACAAGCACCTACAGAACGCCGACAACGTGATCGCGGTCGCCAACGCCAAGGCGGCCACCCCCGCCCTGATCGCGGCGGTCGACAAGGTCGGCGCGGCCCTGGACACGCCCAAGCTGGTGGCGCTGAACCGGGCCGTCGACGTCGACCGCAAGACCGCACAGGTCGCGGCGGCCGACTTCGCCACCACGGCCGGGCTGGCCAGTGGCCTGTCCGGCGGCAGCGGCAAGGTGGTCGTGGGCGCGGCGAACTTCCCGGAGAGCCAGATCCTGGCCGAGCTCTACAAGATCGCCCTTAACGCCGCGGGCTTCACCGCGACCGTGCAGGTGGCGGGCAACCGCGAGCTGTACGAGGCGGCCCTGGAGCGCGGCGAGCTGACCGTCTTCCCCGAGTACGCCGCGACGCTGACGGAGTTCCTGAACCAGAAGCAGAACGGCAAGGAGGCCCAGCCCAAGGCCAGCGGTGACGTGACCGCGACGGTGACCGCGCTGAAGGGCCTGGCCGAGAAGGCGGGCCTGGCCGTCGGTACCCCGTCGGCCGCGACCGACCAGAACGCGTTCGCGGTGACCAAGGCGTTCGCCGACGCCAACGGCGTGAAGACGCTGTCGGAGTTCGCGACCAAGTGCAGCGGCAAGGCGTCGGTGCTGGCCGGTCCGGCCGAGTGCCCGGCCCGCCCGTTCTGCCAGCAGGGCCTCAAGACGGTCTACGGCATCGACTTCGGCTCGTTCTTCCAGGCCGACGCGGGCGGCCCGCAGACGAAGACCGCGCTGACCACGGGCAAGGCGAGCCTCGGCACCGTCTTCTCCTCGGACAGCGCCTTCGCCGCCAGCTGA
- a CDS encoding HAD family phosphatase: MLFDMDGTLFDSEPLWDIAIDELAAEYGSVLPVEVRLSMVGRSVPESMVLFHDGIGQPWREAKTSSDWIYERVAVLFATDLVWRPGARELLAEVRAAGVPAALVTSTNRRVVEIALDTLGRDAFGAVVCGDEVAFTKPHPDPYLRAAKLLGVEPADCLAIEDSPAGAASALAAGVRVIAVPHAVAVEPAPGLVLLPTLAGTTLAHLSTLH, encoded by the coding sequence GTGCTCTTCGACATGGACGGAACCCTCTTCGACAGCGAGCCGCTGTGGGACATCGCCATCGACGAACTGGCCGCCGAGTACGGCTCGGTGCTCCCGGTCGAGGTGCGCCTGTCCATGGTCGGCCGGTCGGTGCCCGAGTCCATGGTGCTGTTCCATGACGGCATCGGGCAGCCCTGGCGCGAGGCCAAGACCAGCTCGGACTGGATCTACGAGCGGGTCGCGGTGCTGTTCGCCACCGACCTGGTCTGGCGGCCCGGCGCCCGCGAACTGCTGGCCGAGGTGCGCGCGGCCGGAGTGCCCGCCGCGCTGGTGACCTCGACCAACCGGCGCGTGGTCGAGATCGCGCTGGACACGCTGGGCCGCGACGCGTTCGGCGCGGTGGTGTGCGGGGACGAGGTCGCGTTCACCAAGCCGCACCCGGACCCGTACCTGCGGGCGGCGAAGCTGCTCGGCGTCGAGCCCGCGGACTGCCTGGCCATCGAGGACTCGCCGGCCGGCGCCGCCAGCGCCCTGGCCGCCGGGGTGCGCGTCATCGCCGTGCCGCACGCGGTCGCCGTCGAACCCGCCCCGGGCCTGGTCCTGCTGCCCACCCTCGCCGGCACCACCCTCGCCCACCTCTCGACCCTGCACTGA
- a CDS encoding WGR domain-containing protein, with amino-acid sequence MPRETTYLELSEADGGSHKFYEVIVDDTELTIRYGRIGDPGATSHSTFADHDKAKAAAAKKIGEKVRKGYAPAVLGQRQKRSVSRRVITSTRSTAKSAPVLWRYRSGTSAFGIFVDERVCMVGNEAGVITTLNHDAEVISQVKLPDGVKCIVADDAWLYAGCDDGNVYDLSGKMPRVAYQIAPDIDIYWLDIHDGVLGVSDARGGIAAIDHEDEFLWRKQSEGSSGWMVRCDATAVHHGHSGGVTSYNWQTGDVVWKHRTSAVLFGWQEEHTLYAGTSDRKVVELAKDGAHRRTYSCDAAVFSCATSPDGKFIFAGDNSSSVYCFDDAGNRLWKLGTGCGSAYSMQYHDERLYIVTTDGSLACIDASEPAIRAAEAGTVPAVVDIKAPQQAPAVAAPTAIETTTDSSGGVVLECVEEGGRLRVRVVSAGFQSSWQVQFPKGIREAGARYLVSEVREASRGGFYRAFGEIRKLV; translated from the coding sequence ATGCCCCGTGAGACGACGTACCTGGAACTGTCCGAAGCCGACGGCGGCTCGCACAAGTTCTACGAGGTGATTGTCGACGACACCGAGCTGACCATCCGGTACGGCCGCATCGGCGACCCGGGTGCCACCAGCCACAGCACCTTCGCCGACCACGACAAGGCCAAGGCCGCCGCGGCGAAGAAGATCGGCGAGAAGGTGCGCAAGGGCTACGCCCCGGCCGTGCTGGGGCAGCGGCAGAAGCGGTCCGTCTCGCGGCGCGTGATCACGAGCACCCGCTCCACCGCCAAGAGCGCGCCGGTGCTGTGGCGCTACCGCTCGGGCACGTCCGCGTTCGGCATCTTCGTCGACGAGCGGGTGTGCATGGTCGGCAACGAGGCGGGCGTGATCACCACGCTGAACCACGACGCCGAGGTGATCTCGCAGGTCAAGCTCCCCGACGGCGTGAAGTGCATCGTCGCCGACGACGCGTGGCTCTACGCGGGCTGCGACGACGGCAACGTGTACGACCTGTCCGGCAAGATGCCGCGGGTGGCGTACCAGATCGCGCCCGACATCGACATCTACTGGCTCGACATCCACGACGGCGTGCTCGGCGTCTCCGACGCGCGCGGCGGCATCGCCGCGATCGACCACGAGGACGAGTTCCTCTGGCGCAAGCAGAGCGAGGGCTCCTCGGGCTGGATGGTGCGCTGCGACGCCACCGCCGTGCACCACGGCCACTCCGGCGGTGTGACCAGCTATAACTGGCAGACCGGCGACGTGGTGTGGAAGCACCGCACCAGCGCGGTGCTGTTCGGCTGGCAGGAGGAGCACACGCTGTACGCGGGCACCTCCGACCGCAAGGTCGTCGAGCTGGCCAAGGACGGCGCGCACCGCCGCACGTACTCCTGCGACGCCGCCGTCTTCTCGTGCGCCACCAGCCCCGACGGCAAGTTCATCTTCGCCGGCGACAACAGCTCGTCGGTGTACTGCTTCGACGACGCGGGCAACCGCCTGTGGAAGCTCGGCACCGGCTGCGGCTCGGCCTACTCGATGCAGTACCACGACGAGCGGCTCTACATCGTGACCACGGACGGCTCGCTGGCCTGCATCGACGCCTCGGAGCCCGCGATCCGCGCGGCCGAGGCGGGCACCGTGCCGGCCGTCGTCGACATCAAGGCGCCCCAGCAGGCCCCGGCGGTGGCCGCGCCGACCGCGATCGAGACGACCACCGACAGCAGCGGCGGCGTCGTGCTGGAGTGCGTCGAGGAGGGCGGCCGCCTGCGGGTGCGCGTGGTCTCGGCGGGCTTCCAGAGCTCCTGGCAGGTGCAGTTCCCGAAGGGCATCCGCGAGGCGGGCGCCCGGTACCTGGTCAGCGAGGTGCGCGAGGCGAGCCGGGGCGGTTTCTACCGCGCCTTTGGCGAGATCCGGAAACTGGTCTAA
- a CDS encoding histidinol-phosphatase, giving the protein MGDYHVHLHPHEPRPETSPPPGQYPPGHVDAFVERALSRGAAEVGFTEHLYRFVEFAPAIEGFWTAGTRQDLTEQSRRMYYDELNLHLDRYVEAVTGARDRGLPVRLGMEVDWFPAHMDRVAGILAQYPFDFLVGSVHWVGEWALDHPAVTHEYERRGVRRAYEDYFALVTELAEAGVVQVLGHADVVKKFGHRCDTEPVDLYERLVAAAVRGGVAVEVNSAGLRKRCAEPYPAPTLLRMCHDAGVPITLASDAHEPHEAADRFDEIARYARAAGYREQLTFDVGGASRPVALPDPDAAAA; this is encoded by the coding sequence ATGGGCGACTACCACGTGCACCTGCACCCGCACGAGCCGCGGCCGGAGACCAGCCCGCCCCCCGGGCAGTACCCGCCCGGACACGTCGACGCGTTCGTCGAGCGGGCGCTGTCGCGCGGCGCGGCCGAGGTCGGCTTCACCGAGCACCTGTACCGCTTCGTCGAGTTCGCCCCGGCGATCGAGGGCTTCTGGACGGCCGGGACGCGCCAGGACCTGACCGAGCAGTCCCGGCGGATGTACTACGACGAGCTCAACCTGCACCTGGACCGGTATGTCGAGGCCGTCACCGGCGCCCGCGACCGGGGCCTGCCGGTCCGGCTGGGCATGGAGGTCGACTGGTTCCCGGCGCACATGGACCGCGTCGCCGGCATCCTGGCGCAGTACCCGTTCGACTTCCTGGTCGGCTCGGTGCACTGGGTCGGCGAATGGGCCCTGGACCACCCCGCCGTCACGCACGAGTACGAGCGCCGCGGCGTGCGCCGTGCCTACGAGGACTACTTCGCGCTGGTCACCGAGCTGGCCGAGGCGGGAGTCGTGCAGGTGCTCGGCCACGCCGACGTGGTCAAGAAGTTCGGGCACCGGTGCGACACCGAGCCGGTGGACCTGTACGAGCGCCTGGTCGCGGCGGCGGTCCGCGGCGGGGTGGCGGTCGAGGTGAACAGCGCCGGGCTGCGCAAACGCTGCGCCGAGCCGTACCCGGCGCCGACCCTGCTGCGGATGTGCCACGACGCGGGCGTGCCGATCACGCTGGCCAGCGACGCGCACGAGCCGCACGAGGCCGCCGACCGTTTCGACGAGATCGCCCGCTACGCCCGCGCCGCCGGTTACCGCGAGCAGCTCACCTTCGACGTCGGCGGGGCGTCCCGGCCGGTCGCGCTGCCCGACCCCGACGCCGCGGCCGCCTGA
- a CDS encoding TetR/AcrR family transcriptional regulator, whose translation MSAQDRPLRADAARNRARLLDAAEQVFAARGTGAPVEEVARAAGVGVGTAFRHFPTKESLLSAVYLARLDRLGDRADLLAEAADPVAALRTFFAETVEQAASKNALAEALAAAGVDPHAAASAAGTRLRAALGALLRRAQQAGVRPELTVSDLMSLLIGASRAVEPLAADPAGRARVIGVIVDGLTGG comes from the coding sequence ATGTCGGCACAGGACAGACCGCTGCGCGCCGACGCCGCGCGCAACCGCGCCCGCCTGCTCGACGCCGCCGAGCAGGTCTTCGCCGCGCGCGGCACCGGCGCGCCCGTCGAGGAGGTGGCCCGCGCCGCCGGGGTCGGCGTCGGCACCGCCTTCCGGCACTTCCCGACCAAGGAGAGCCTGCTGTCGGCCGTATACCTGGCGCGGCTGGACCGCCTGGGTGACCGCGCCGACCTGCTCGCCGAGGCCGCCGACCCGGTTGCGGCGCTGCGGACGTTCTTCGCCGAGACGGTCGAGCAGGCCGCGTCCAAGAACGCCCTCGCCGAGGCGCTGGCGGCGGCCGGGGTCGACCCGCACGCGGCGGCGTCGGCGGCGGGCACGCGGCTGCGGGCCGCGCTGGGCGCGCTGCTGCGCCGCGCCCAGCAGGCGGGGGTACGTCCAGAGCTGACCGTCAGCGACCTGATGAGCCTGCTCATCGGCGCCTCCCGCGCGGTCGAGCCGCTGGCCGCCGACCCCGCCGGGCGCGCCCGCGTCATCGGCGTCATCGTCGACGGGCTGACCGGCGGCTGA
- a CDS encoding nuclear transport factor 2 family protein: MTPRELFDQRVRLIHANRWHDLAQQYAPDAVVEIPFAPPQPIRLVGREAIAAQLARAGTLRLAFAVRDVVVHETADPEVIIVEYGYDLTDPATGHTAAVDNIQLFRVRDGLITYTRDFHDHRAIGELLNRP; encoded by the coding sequence ATGACCCCACGAGAGCTGTTCGACCAGCGGGTACGCCTCATCCACGCGAACCGGTGGCACGACCTCGCCCAGCAGTACGCCCCCGACGCCGTCGTCGAGATCCCGTTCGCCCCGCCGCAGCCCATCCGCCTGGTCGGCCGCGAGGCCATCGCCGCCCAGCTCGCCCGCGCGGGCACGCTGCGGCTGGCGTTCGCGGTGCGCGACGTGGTCGTGCACGAGACCGCCGACCCCGAAGTGATCATCGTCGAGTACGGCTACGACCTCACCGACCCCGCGACCGGCCATACCGCCGCCGTCGACAACATCCAGCTGTTCCGGGTGCGCGACGGGCTCATCACGTACACCCGCGACTTCCACGACCACCGCGCCATCGGCGAGCTGCTCAATCGGCCATAG